A single Fodinibius saliphilus DNA region contains:
- a CDS encoding InlB B-repeat-containing protein, giving the protein MFKYIRIIFVLGLVSVLISFCGGSSTGSGDGGSDPEPTMYDLSSDVSPSDAGSINPESGTYEEGEKVEVTADNANSAWGFNKWTGDVESTDNPLTITMDSDTEITANFDAVGSIYEFELGIVDSLNAMNLVLGQLEGASEGFDEGMDTESPPAPPQSEDAIHMFVKVKDLELLEDFRKVQAGSITWNIQVGTMSGDSLTVNWNFKETVLNGSLTIQKNTDTSTQVDMSAKNTAIFEAADSDSLLIKYQLTN; this is encoded by the coding sequence ATGTTTAAATATATTCGTATAATATTTGTCTTAGGATTAGTATCAGTACTCATTAGCTTTTGTGGCGGGTCTAGCACTGGATCTGGTGATGGGGGTAGCGATCCGGAACCGACAATGTATGACTTAAGTTCCGATGTCTCACCCAGTGATGCAGGTTCGATAAATCCTGAATCGGGAACCTATGAGGAAGGAGAAAAGGTTGAAGTTACAGCCGATAATGCAAATTCTGCATGGGGGTTTAATAAATGGACGGGAGATGTGGAATCAACAGATAACCCACTGACTATAACCATGGATTCGGATACGGAGATTACTGCTAACTTCGATGCCGTGGGGTCTATTTATGAATTTGAACTGGGAATAGTGGACTCTCTTAATGCAATGAATCTGGTTCTTGGTCAGCTGGAAGGAGCTTCAGAAGGTTTTGACGAAGGGATGGATACTGAAAGTCCACCGGCTCCGCCTCAAAGCGAAGATGCTATTCATATGTTCGTTAAGGTGAAGGATTTGGAGCTGTTAGAAGACTTCAGAAAAGTTCAGGCTGGTTCTATTACTTGGAATATACAGGTAGGAACTATGTCTGGAGATTCGTTAACGGTTAACTGGAACTTCAAAGAAACAGTTCTTAATGGTTCCCTAACAATTCAAAAGAATACAGATACCTCAACGCAGGTAGATATGAGTGCTAAGAATACAGCTATATTTGAAGCTGCTGATTCCGATAGTTTACTCATTAAATACCAATTAACTAATTAA